A genome region from Leptodactylus fuscus isolate aLepFus1 chromosome 6, aLepFus1.hap2, whole genome shotgun sequence includes the following:
- the IL18 gene encoding interleukin-18, translated as MEVTAVEMDFELCRIVEDGILYFKDNLQTDSWKKSDLAITGSIKNIFNQWLEAHPDEPDGVIFTEPGSDTQTFELQLYKTTSFSDGVSVAFSVKYKGVKYHLCCTEDMKLYFKKGDCPETIAGTCSNIIFFQKQFSDGDDCFKFQSSLQADYYLAVSDEGGKQKLVLQKCKGFNEKQKFDIRST; from the exons aaatGGACTTTGAGTTATGTCGCATAGTAGAGGATGGAATCTTATATTTCAAAG ATAACTTACAGACAGATTCATGGAAAAAGTCGGATTTGGCAATAACAGGAtctattaaaaacatttttaaccaATGGTTGGAAGCTCACCCTGATGAACCCGACGGTGTAATCTTTACTGAACCAGGATCAG ACACGCAAACGTTTGAGCTTCAGCTGTATAAAACCACCAGCTTTAGTGATGGCGTCTCTGTGGCGTTCAGTGTAAAATATAAAGGTGTGAAATATCACTTGTGCTGCACAGAAGACATGAAGCTTTACTTTAAG AAAGGAGACTGCCCGGAGACCATTGCTGGAACCTGTAGCAACATCATCTTTTTCCAAAAACAATTCAGTGATGGCGACGACTGCTTCAAATTCCAGTCATCGCTACAAGCTGACTATTATTTAGCCGTCAGTGACGAAGGTGGAAAACAGAAATTAGTCCTCCAAAAATGTAAAGGatttaatgaaaaacaaaaatttgaTATAAGGTCTACTTAG